Sequence from the Rutidosis leptorrhynchoides isolate AG116_Rl617_1_P2 chromosome 3, CSIRO_AGI_Rlap_v1, whole genome shotgun sequence genome:
catactgtatttcgtagtgaaaatacatataacgtcattgaactagtgcaaggttggcctcggattcacgaacctaaattaattatatataattatatgttggtcaatatttgtctaacaattaggtcaggtcatagtgtaccacaatcctaatgctcgagactaatatgcaaaagtcaacaaaagtcaatttgactcaaaatgatttccaaaatttatacatgattataatatattttaaatatcgtcgttttatatttttaaatatttttaaaagatttattagagtaaataatataattcatttattaataaataaaattttatattaaaatttatataataaaatatacttttatatatattaagtaataaaatttatagggttcatttaatatcataaagataatatgataggtattattaaagtaatttattacacgtagtaaaatatgtttgtattacatatttatttgataaaataatatctataatgttagtaagtaaaagttgtattattttgtaaaataattattattataaaaatatcaatatttataattactaagatgatattatgataaaacgataattctaattatgataactttaatatttacgataatttttaatattatctttaaaataataattctatttaaaatgataataaaaatgatattttattgtaacaatgacatttctattaaaatgataatttttgttaaaatgataatttttgttaaaatgatagttttgatactaacgatacttttaataataatagtaatgataaaaataataagaacgataattttatctaaatcaatatcttataatattttaatttcatcatgatactcttactcattatttcctaatcatttcgtttaatagcttttaatcgtcttttatatcgtgttcataataatgataataatagtaatcaaaataattaggtgttactaatattagttttaattacaataatactaataatgataattactatgacattattaacgataatgataatataataataataataacaataaccatttttaaataatgatatatatatatatatatatatatatatatatattaataatgataatgataataataataatgataatgatgataataataataataataataataataataataataataataataataataataattagataataataataataattagataataataataataatactaattataactttaatgataataacgatagtaataataataataaaaacaatttttaatgataaatccttttattgataaagataataataataataataataataataataataataataataataataataataataataataataataataataataataataagataaaactagaacgacgataataacgacgataataataataatcatttttaataataatacaaaaattcgatggactataacttcaaatccgttcatcgaaatcattcgatatctaaataaaaagttcttaatttttcgctagctttccaacgacatgcatatcttataccttatctcagtcgcatatataactaattcaggattcaacattacctaactaaaggcaatatcaaaagtacaaacatgcataatcctatatactcgagcactagtcagggatacactattagtatgtaaaagttaaattatgagtactcacgtatcaatattgagattcaatattgcaggaaaggtacgtagacgcaacggagatgataaacactatattgacctcatgagcatacccatgaaccatacccaatcacctccatagctataacccataattttcttaatccaatcccactcgaaaaacaatttcgaaatcactcggaccgcactctgacgtaatattttatgtatactaataatatcttgaaataatacggagtaaatatatatatgtaaattgattgagagagtttagagaaaaatattttcaagtttctatgaaataatgaaacctattgaattctatttataatagatttttgaattattaaagtatgaattattaaagtgaattattaaagtatgaattattaaagtgaattattaaagtatgaattattaaagtgaattattaaagtatgaattattaaagtgaattattaaaattaaagtaaagtaaaaataaagtaaaggtaaagtttaagtatagtaaaagtataaaactatgtatgtataatacgcgtataaatatatataatattaatttaaatcgttatatatatttaataaaataaaatataaatatcgttatctttatcatactggttaagtaatgagttgtcaaaagtggttctagatatttataaaagttatatacgttttaataataaagttctttttaaactaaaaacgtttttgtacgtttgaaactaaatcaaataaatataataattttgttttccaaaaccaaatatatttttaagaatcattttgtttaaaggttaaaataatggaaatcgttatatcataaaacgttttagaaaagtagaatcatatatattcataataggtttcaagtttttaaattacagtctgttggtgaagcatgggataaagttcaaaggttaaataaacgtatgaaatcatcttaatgaaaaatgtcgagttacttacttgtcgatatccaacatctaagttagttacacttcacgttcttacttataaatcactttaccattttccgaatgttgtaaaaaagaatagatttcttaaatcacagtggacctcataacatagacccgtaatcatatcacaatgtatctgataaattaatcatttgatattatcttctaattccatcgataaacatattgaaacaaatacgttcatgtaaagtattatacgtttaatactttattaatattctcaagttataatatatatacatatatatatacatatttatttatatataacggttcgtgaatcgttggaatttggtcgaggttataatgaatgtatgaacacaatttaaaattcttgagatttaacttaacaaactttgcttatcgtgttggaataatataaagataaagtttaaatttggttggaaatttccgggttgtcacaaaggtCATGGTAACAAACATGAAGATGATCAACAGAAGATGCAGGAGCAAGGTCTGGAATCTGAATTTCCCCCTCTTCCAAGTGTTGTGCAGGTGAAGGACACTGTTATTGCACCCTCTTCGTATCTGAATGCTACAAATAACTGTAAGGTGAATAGAAAAATAAACTTTAGGTTACTGGAACAAGATGGAGAGCTAGAAGATGGCATTGATGTGGTGATCTTGATTGCATCAGTAAAAGAAGCTACGAAGAGGTATCAAAACACATTATACGGTTACTTTATTGGCAAAGGAGTTGCGTTTCCCGTAGTTCAAAATTATGTTAATAATGTGTGGAGAAAATATGGTATTGAGAAAACAATGATGAATTCAAAAGGCTTCTTTTTCTTTAAATTTGTTACTGAAAAAAGGGAATGTTGGATGTTTTAGAAAATGGTTCATGGATGATAAATACTCCCATAATCTTAAATCGTTGGTCTCCTAATATATCACTTACCAAAGAGGACCTTACAAAGGTTTCGGTGTGGGTAAAACTGTATGATATACCTCTAACGGGCTTTATCGAAGATGGTTTAAGTGATATTTCTTTAAAAATTGGGACACCTATGATGTTGGATACGTACAAgtactatgtgcatggagtcatgggGTAGACCAACATACGCAAGGGCAATGATTGAGGTGTCGGCTAATGTTGAGCTCAAAGATTAGTTGAAAGTAGCCACGCCTAGGGTTGATGGAAAAGGAAAAACTATGGATGTGGTTCGTATTGAATACGAATGGAAGCCTCCGAGGTGTTTGTTTTGTGAAGTTTTTGGTCATTGTGATGCTCAATGCCCAAAGAATGTGAAGGAAATAATTGTTGAGGATAAAGTGAATGATGATGGGTTTCGATTGGTTGCAAATAAAGCTAAAGGTAATGTTAGTGGAAAAATTAATCAAAAGCAGCACCAAGGATTTGCTATGGGAAATCTAAAACAGAAGATGGTGTATAGACCCGTGGTTAAGAAAACTATAGTGGGTAATAATATGAATGGGCCTAAGAATAATGGTTCGAAGGATGTTGGGCCGAGTGGCTATAATCATCATGGGACGGGTAAGGGTGCTCAAGTGAAGGTCCATAATTCGTTTGGTGCTTTTAATAATGATTCTCTCAATTTAATCGACGAAGAAAGTGATATTGAACCAGATGATAACGAAACGGCTACGTTTATGGCAGGAAAAAGTAATTCTAAGACGTCAGCTCCGTTTAGCATGAAAACGGGCTGGTTGTAGatgtgttgttgttgttttggttgtgCTAGTCCTATTCGTAGGTGTGTAGGCTCTAGCTAGGTTTTTTGTGGTTGTCTGTGAGGCCGCAAGGTGCGCTTGCAGTCGTTGTTCCtcattgtatttttattattttttttataaaagtatttaccgggtaaaacccattacccaaaaaaaaaaaaaagtttcaatCTAAATTGTCATCTTGGAAGGCTAGTTTACTCTCTTCGGGTGGTAGATTGACCTTAGTGAAATGGGTCATGGAGAGTCTTAGGAATTTGCGCGATGCTTTGTTTAAATGCCCGGAAACAATTTTGAAGCACCTCAAATATATTCGTTCTAGATTTTTTTGGGAGGTTGTGATTCGATTAAAACGATGGAATGGGTAAAATGGGATTCTATACTTGTCTCTCGTGACCATGGTGGACTTAATGTGGGTAGCCTTAATTTTCAATCTCGTGTTAATTATTAAATGGAGGTGGCGGTATCTTGTTAATCCTAGAGACTTTTGGGTATCTATAGTTAAATCAATACACGACAATATTTTTGAGAAGGTCTCGCTCAACAGCACAACAGTATGGTCCAATATTGTGGCAACTTGTTTAAAGACTATTACGGATGGTTTTTTTCCCGGCTAGTGCGATTCGAATGGAGATTGGAAATGGAAGAAGTGTCCGATTTTGGCATAAATTTTGGTGCGGCAACGAGGTTTTGTCGACTCGTTTTAACTGCCTATATCATTTGGATGTTAATAAGAATGATATGGGTCAATGGTCAATGAAAATGGGTGTGGTCAAGAGAGAATCTTGGTAGTCATAACCACGAATCTATTGTTTCTCTTCGTGCTGCTATCCAAATGTATGTCGTTTTAGACCGAGATGATAGATGGCTTTATGGTCTAACATCAGAGGGTGTTTATACAGTCAAATCTGCTAGGGATCATATCCATAACATGCTTTTACCTTCATCGATCACAAAGACAGGATGGTTCAAGTTCATTTTGAGAAAAGTCAACATTTTTTATGGAGATTGAATCTTATTTCTCTTCCGATGTGTTGGAATATATCGGCGAAAGATTTTGAGATTGGATCAATCGTTTGCCCGGTTTGCAATAATGGGGTCGAGACTAGAGATCACCTTTTTTTAAGTGCATGTTTGCCTTGGACGTTTGGCACAAGGTGCGATTTGGCTAAACTGTATGTTACCAATGTTCACTTCGTGGCATAATTTTCTATGTCGGATCGAAGGTGTTCACTTATCTACGCTGACTAAGAATCGTATCAATGCAGTGGTGGCTACGTCTTTATGGGCTTTGTGGCGGTTCAGGAACGgaatttttttttaatgagtcgtttTGTAGTAGTAGTAGTTTATTTGTAATTTCAAATTGGAACTTATTTTGTTCTATGCCTTTCTAATTTCTCCCTTAGTGACTTGCTATGAGcattttattatatattaattttggccgttaaaaaaaacaCTACATTattgtgtattattaattatttttttgcCAAAATAAGAAAAACCATATTAACCGGACACTTTCATCAAAAATGGAAAAAAATACAAAACCATTAACTCGACGAACAAAAATGAAACTGGACAATTTCATCAAAAATTTTCCATCTTATGTATTGAGTGAAATGAAGACCGTCATTAATAGGTCATATGTGTACAGGTcatttgttatataaaataaaacaTAAACTGAAACTGACAGGCAAGATCTTCCTTAAAAATATTGAAGCTATTGACCAGTTCTTGGCATCATATATAAGATAATAAGTATAACATGTGTTAAAAGCCGGCTGCGAAATTTCTTATCCAGACTCAGTTATGTACGGTTAATATTGTTTATAAATCTAATAGACGGCAATCCAATTAGATCAGTTTATTTTTAAGGTTTATGTTTCAAGCAAGGTAGGCACATAAAACAAAAcacataaaataaaaacaaaataaaaaatcaTGCATGCATACTATCACATCTATATAAATAGACTACAAATCAGCTTGTTTCACAAACAAATAAACATCTCAAATTTCATCTGTCTTATtcttaaaaaaactaaaaaaaatgtcGAACAAACTCATCCTATTGAGCGTTTTAGCTCTAACATTCGTCTGCCTCGCCTTAGCCTCTGATCCTTCACCCCTTCAAGATTTTTGTGTAGCAGATACCAACAGCTCAGGTATATATTGTCATCTTTAAATAAAATCATTCATTCGTTTACTTTTTAGTTACATATCCATACAAAACACTTAGCATGATACAGATGTAGAGTAGGTAACATGTAGGAACACGCATTTCGCATAATTTATATCTAAGAACAATGCTATAGCAATGATTACAATAACGTACTCTATATTCTATATAACGCGTCGAACAATATATATGAATAAAATGTTTTAGGAGGTTGTATAGATGCACTATGAATTATATATGAACCATTTGACCCATTCTACTCATTTGATTTTAGATATAATCTGTGCTTGACTTGTTAAAGGCAAAccacaataaaaattagtcatttTTAAATATAAAGCAGTGATTTAAATTTATTGTGCAGTTAAAGTAAATGGTGTTGTATGTAAGAACCCGATGCAAGTTCAAGCAGAGGATTTCTTTTTCAGTGGGCTCCACCTCAGGGGTAACACATCAAATGCCGTGGGATCAAAGGTGACCCCAGTTTTTGCGGCTCAGTTACCTGGGCTAAACACTTTGGGAATCTCAATGGTTCGAATTGACTACGCACCATGGGGACTCAATCCTCCTCACACTCACCCACGAGCCACTGAGATCCTAACTGTTCTTGAAGGGACTCTACAAGTTGGATTTGTGACTTCGAATCCTGATAACCGTTTTATCTCCAAGGTATTACAAAAGGGCGATGTTTTTGTGTTCCCTGTTGGACTTGTTCATTTCCAACGCAATATAGGTAATGGATATGCAGTGGTTATTGCTGCGTTGAGCAGTCAAAATCCAGGTGCGATAACAATTGCAAATGCTGTTTTTGGTGCAAATCCTCCAATTCCGAGTGATATTTTAGCAAGAGCATTCCAAGTGGATAGGAACTTGGTGGATGAGCTAGAAGCAAAGTTCTAGACTAATAACACTTCAAATGACAAATGATTTAAACGTGGTGTTGGTGTTGGTGTAATTTGTATTTTGACATATATCTTGATATTCTTTGTTTTGCAAGGTAAAATGTACTACCATTTAGATCCATTAGAACATTTTATCCTTATTTAATGCCTCatttttttgtatttattttttggCGAAATTTACAAAAACTATAAAAGTGCACTTTCATCGCAACATGCGAAAATAACAAAAACTATAACAAAGGCACTTCCTAGTAAATTTCAAGATGTCAAATATTTTTAACTGAAAATCAAATCTATGATTTCCAAATTGAAAAACACGGCTGTACAAATATATGAAAAGTTAGTATATTACCTGATAAGATGAAGTATAAAACACATCTTATTAATATTCAGTAGCGGAACTTAAACTTGTAAATAGAGGGGGTGAGACTTGTGTTAGAGGGgtgaaacttaaaaaaaaaaaaaaaaaaaaaaaaaaaaaaaaaaaaaaaaaacttgttatTCACCATTTATCtaaaaggcaaaaatgatgaataTATAGTAACTACATTCGCATTTAAAATGTTGTACCTCAAGCTTAACTACCTCCGCGTTTAAAATCTTGTACCTCAAGCTCCAACTGATGTACACACAAGCACTTCACAATACAAATTTGACAACCTTTGAAAAAATAGGGGCCGAAACGTAAATTATTTTGGCAAAAAATTGAAACTTTATAGGGGTGTAAAAGTTAACTTCAGGGGGCTTGAGGGTAATTTCTCAATTTTCATAAAACCTCCCATTAGACCCACCTAAACTTTTGACGGACTTTATCTCTTCGTTGGACTTGAGTTATGTTTCACTGACATAATCGTTAAGCACAAAGTAATTTACGAACTAAGCGCAATAAATATTCCAAACTGAGTCCCAACGTGAAGCAATGGCTCTTCAACTAGTTTAAGCCTAATCAACCATGACGGGTGTCATCAACACTTCCTCCGCGCCACGTCAGCTTTCTCTCTCCACCTTCCTCACCACTTCCTCCCATGACACTACCATTGCTAACCATGACATACTTcatcaaattttattattattattattattattattattattattattattattattattattattattattattattattattattattaactataacaaataaataatactaaaaaataaataattatttttgaACACCACATTTATTAAACAATAAATTAcggttacaattttttttttaaaaagacatAATTAAAAACGTAAGTACATAAAACAATAAAAACTAGTCTTAAATCAAACGCTTTTTGGTATTTCCTTTGGATTTTTTTTCCGGGCCTTCAATATCAAATCGCGTTGTTCGGGCGTCAAGTAGGGTGCACATGGTTGGGTGAGAAATGTCAAATTATCCAACATTACACGGGTCTCGGTCGCGTCGTATATCTTATCCATCGTCCGCTTTGTAGCGTTGGCGGTTTCAACCAATTTTTGACGTGCTTCGTTGGACGACAATTGCGAGGCCGCATCGGATGACCCCGAACTCCTTTGATTCTTGGTACTTGCGCGACCCGGGGGACAACGTAGAGGTTTCTCGCGAAATAACTTTTCAAAATGACGCGGATCCGCACCCGCACCTTCACTTTCGTGCGCACCTTCGTTCGAACCTTCACCCGGTCCACTAACAAGTGGCGGGGGTAACTCGACCGGCATCTTTCTCTTTGGCACAACCCCCTCGAATTTAAAAATTTAGGACATTCTCTAAGAACTCTCTACGCTCCCTAGTAAAGAAACTTACGACCCGTTTGTTCCTTAAATGCGTGTAGCTTACTTTGGACGATATCGGCTTCGTTTTGGCCACTTTGCCAATATTTTTCAAGCTTTGAGTAGTAGCCGATAAAAATTTTGATATCTCTCAACATCTTGCTCCATTTTCCCATCATTTGATCGGCTGGACGtttttcatgaaatgtcccgttcttattgattaaaaacgttccatattagttgatttcgttgcgaggttttgacctctatatgagacatttttcaaagactgcattcatttttaaaacaaaccataacctttatttcatagataaaggttttaaaaagctttacgtagattattaaataatgataatctaaaatatcctgtttacacacgaccattacataatggtttacaatacaaatatgttacaacaaaataagtttcttgaatgcagtttttacacaatatcaaacaagcatggactccaaatctcgtccttatttaagtatgcgacagcggaagctcttaataatcacctgagaataaacatgcttaaaacgtcaacaaagttgttggtgagttataggtttaacctatatatatatatatatcaaatcataataatagaccacaagatttcatatttcaatacacatcccatacatagagataaaaatcattcatatggtgaacacctggtaaccgacattaacaagatgcatatataagaatatccccatcattccaggacacccttcggatatgatataaatttcgaagtactaaagcatccggtactttggatggggtttgttaggcccaatagatctatctttaggattcgcgtcaattagggtgtctgttccctaattcttagattaccggacttaataaaaaggggcatattcgatttcgataattcaaccatagaatgtagtttcacgtacttgtgtctattttgtaaatcatttataaaacctgcatgtattctcatctcaaaaatattagattttaaaagtgggactataactcactttcacagatttttacttcgtcgggaagtaagacttggccattggttgattcacgaacctataacaatatatacatatatatcaaagtatgttcaaaatatatttacaacacttttaatatattttgatgttttaagtttattaagtcagctgtcctcgttagtaacctgcaactagttgtccacagttagatgtacagaaataaatcgataaatattatcttgaatcaatccacgacccagtgtatacgtatctcagtattgatcacaactcaaactatatatattttggaatcaacctcaaccctgtatagctcactccaacattcacatatagagtgtctatggttgttccgaaatatatatagatgtgtcgacatgataggtcgaaacattgtatacgtgtctatggtatctcaagattacataatatacaatacaagttgattaagttatggttggaatagatttgttaccaattttcacgtagctaaaatgagaaaaattatccaatcttgttttacccataacttcttcattttaaatccgttttgagtgaatcaaattgctatggtttcatattgaactctattttatgaatctaaacagaaagagtataggtttatagtcggaaaaataagttacaagtcgtttttgtaaaggtagtcatttcagtcgaaagaacgacgtctagatgaccattttagaaaacatacttccactttgagtttaaccataatttttggatatagtttcatgttcataataaaaatcattttctcagaataacaacttttaaatcaaagtttatcatagtttttaattaactaacccaaaacagcccgcggtgtt
This genomic interval carries:
- the LOC139897915 gene encoding putative germin-like protein 2-1, which gives rise to MSNKLILLSVLALTFVCLALASDPSPLQDFCVADTNSSVKVNGVVCKNPMQVQAEDFFFSGLHLRGNTSNAVGSKVTPVFAAQLPGLNTLGISMVRIDYAPWGLNPPHTHPRATEILTVLEGTLQVGFVTSNPDNRFISKVLQKGDVFVFPVGLVHFQRNIGNGYAVVIAALSSQNPGAITIANAVFGANPPIPSDILARAFQVDRNLVDELEAKF